The Cyanobacteriota bacterium genomic sequence AAAGAGTTTTTTACCGTGCTCTACCGGGAAATTGACTACATCCAGGAGGGCAAAAATGCTGATCGCTTCCGAGAAAACTTTAAGAACTATCCCCGCATTCGTGTTCCTAAGATTTACTGGCAGTACACCACGCGGCGGGTATTGACCATGGAATACTTGCCGGGGATCAAGGTTAACGATCGGCAAAGCCTAGAAGCCTGCGGAATTGATCCCAAGGAAATCAACAAGCTTGGTATCTCTAGTTACCTGAAGCAATTGCTGCAAGATGGGTTCTTTCAAGCGGATCCCCACCCTGGTAACTTAGCGGTGTCCCAACAGGGCGACCTGATTTTCTATGACTTTGGCATGATGTCGGAGGTGAAACCCCTTGCCAAGGGTCAAATGATGAAGACCTTCTTTGCCATTATGCGCAAAGACACAGACGAAGTAGTAGACAGTTTGGTGGACATGGGGTTGCTGGTGCCCGTCAAGGATATGACCCCCGTGCGCCGCATCATTGGCTTTTTACTGGAACAATTCGTAGAACGTCCCTTGGAAATTCGAGCGTTTAAGCAACTCCGCAATGAGCTGTATGCCATGTTTATCCAGCAGCCATTTCGCCTGCCTGCTCAGATGACCTATATCGTCAAGTCGCTCACAACCCTAGATGGTATCGCTCGAACGTTGGATCCAGAGTATAGTTTGTTAGCGGGCGCCCAACCATTTCTCCGCAGTCTTGCCCTGGGTGGACGGGGACAGGGTAATGTTGTCACAGATATAGTGCGACAGGCGCGGGAAGTGCTCAACCAACAGTTGAACAAGCCTAGCCGAGTGGAACTGGCAATTCGCCGATTGGAAGACCGCCTAGAGCAGGGAGAACTGGAGTTACGGGTACGCTCAATAGAGAGCGATCGTGCCCTTAAGCTCCTTAATCTAGCAGTCAAGAGTTTGATATATGCTTGCATGACAGGGTTCACACTGCTGTCTGGAACGGTATTGCTGTTGGGTAAGTACGTGAGCTGGGCGATCGTTGCCTTTTTGCTCACAGGTGTGTGTTGCATCCTGCTGATACGTTCCCTAATTCGGCTGGGGTTACAAGAACGCCTTGATCGCCTGCTAGATTGATCGTCAGTTCTAGACAATGAGGTGGTTGCAAGATCACCCTAATGTTGCTAGGCACCTACAACCGTTTAGCCTTGTGTGCGCTGCACCCAGTGCATGGCTTCGGTATACCCAGGGGGGTCATCGTCGCTGTCACTGGAGCCTGCATCGAGCACCCGAAACGGCGGCAATGTGCGTTGTTCCAAGTCATTTCCCATAACCATGAACCCTGCGAAATGCCTGTTTCCACTGTATGGGTTGCTAGCCGTCCAGCATCACTCGTCCTGCCATCCCAAGGCACGCCATGATTGACCACGATCGCCTCTTCAAAGAACTGCTCACCACCTTCTTCTGGGAATTCCTGCAACTCTTCTGCCCAGAAGTCACCACCTACATCGACCCTGACTCCCTCACCTTCTTGGACAAAGAAGTCTTCACCGACGTAACCGCCGGAGCCAAATACGCAACAGACCTGCTCGTGCGCGCCAAGTTTCGGGAGCAAGAAGCCTACTTCCTCATCCACCTAGAACATCAAGCCCAGCCCCAGCCAGCCTTTAACAAACGCATGTTCCGCTACTTTGCCCGCCTGCATGAAACCTACGATCGTCCCATCTATCCCATCGTCCTCTTCTCCTTCCCTGAACCGCGCACTTTGCAGCCAAGACACTATGAAGTCACCTTCCCAGATGGCACCATTCTCCAGTTCAACTACCGCGTCATTCAACTCAACCAACTCAACTGGCGAGACTTCTTGCAGCAACCAAATCCAGTTGCCAGTGCCCTGATGGCTCGCATGAATATCGCCCCCGCAGACCGACTGCGAGTCAAAGTCGAATGCCTGCGACTGTTGGCTACCCTACGGCTCAACCCAGCCAAAATGCAGTTAATTTCTGGGTTTATTGACACCTACCTGCGACTTAGTGCCGCAGAACAGCAGGCGTTTCGAGCAGAACTTGATACCATTGAACCAGAAACCAAGGAGGTGGTTATGCAGATTATCACCAGTTGGATGGAAGAAGGGATCCAACAAGGGCTGCAACAAGGACGGCAAGAAGGAAAGCGAGAGGAAGCGTTACGGACGGTATTACGGTTGCTCAATCGTCGGTTTGGCACCCTCAGTGCCGATCGCCGCTCCCAGATTCAAACCCTAGCCCTGCTGCAACTTGAAGACCTGACCGATGCCCTGCTGGACTTCACCAGC encodes the following:
- a CDS encoding DUF4351 domain-containing protein; translation: MIDHDRLFKELLTTFFWEFLQLFCPEVTTYIDPDSLTFLDKEVFTDVTAGAKYATDLLVRAKFREQEAYFLIHLEHQAQPQPAFNKRMFRYFARLHETYDRPIYPIVLFSFPEPRTLQPRHYEVTFPDGTILQFNYRVIQLNQLNWRDFLQQPNPVASALMARMNIAPADRLRVKVECLRLLATLRLNPAKMQLISGFIDTYLRLSAAEQQAFRAELDTIEPETKEVVMQIITSWMEEGIQQGLQQGRQEGKREEALRTVLRLLNRRFGTLSADRRSQIQTLALLQLEDLTDALLDFTSLADLDQWLHNLATQIDCLTQQITTQLGDLPPDLRLTLQQLSLAQLAALPVALPSLSQMADLEAWLTAQTSSTDAP
- a CDS encoding AarF/ABC1/UbiB kinase family protein gives rise to the protein MLTTVNRKSLRWQRKRYSPIARQIDVFGVALKLMVDLWWDRLMAHNSQDRIHRRAQWLVGALLDLGPTFIKIGQALSTRADLLPLEYVRALQTLQDQVPAFPSNIAISIIETELGKPIHVLFRDFDPEPIAAASLGQVHTAHLHTGEHVVIKVQRPGLENLFDLDFKVLQRLIKICQRTMAWTQYYELDEIYKEFFTVLYREIDYIQEGKNADRFRENFKNYPRIRVPKIYWQYTTRRVLTMEYLPGIKVNDRQSLEACGIDPKEINKLGISSYLKQLLQDGFFQADPHPGNLAVSQQGDLIFYDFGMMSEVKPLAKGQMMKTFFAIMRKDTDEVVDSLVDMGLLVPVKDMTPVRRIIGFLLEQFVERPLEIRAFKQLRNELYAMFIQQPFRLPAQMTYIVKSLTTLDGIARTLDPEYSLLAGAQPFLRSLALGGRGQGNVVTDIVRQAREVLNQQLNKPSRVELAIRRLEDRLEQGELELRVRSIESDRALKLLNLAVKSLIYACMTGFTLLSGTVLLLGKYVSWAIVAFLLTGVCCILLIRSLIRLGLQERLDRLLD